Proteins from one Cetobacterium somerae ATCC BAA-474 genomic window:
- the pepD gene encoding beta-Ala-His dipeptidase yields the protein MRKLKKLQPERVFYYFEEISKIPRESYQEKAISDYIIDFGRKLGLETYQDASYNVFLRKKASLGYESSPGIIIQGHLDMIWEKEDDSLHDFSKDSIDLIIDGNKLKANKTTLGADNGIAIAIAMAILEDDSFEHGPLEFLGTTSEEVDLGGALTIDSEILKGSMLINLDSEDESIITVGSAGGIELDITLPITKVYEDLSFSWSIEVKNLSGGHSGVEIHKKKGNANKIISEILSNINFEEEIFLVEISGGSKDNAIPRNASATISSKKDISMTIKNSINKILEKYRSFELNIQVEMIVLDTITKVIDKESFKNYLGLIKNMPTGVNTWIKEYPDIVESSDNLAIVKTSVDSIEIIVSLRSSEVNILKELQDKIINIVEEFGANFKFSAGYPEWRFNSISNLTVFGQEFSHLFRW from the coding sequence GTGAGAAAATTAAAAAAATTACAACCAGAAAGAGTTTTCTACTATTTTGAAGAGATATCTAAAATTCCTAGAGAATCTTATCAAGAAAAAGCCATTAGTGACTATATTATTGATTTTGGAAGAAAATTAGGGCTTGAAACTTACCAAGATGCTTCTTATAATGTTTTTTTAAGAAAAAAAGCTTCTTTAGGTTATGAAAGCTCACCAGGTATTATTATACAAGGACACTTAGATATGATTTGGGAGAAAGAAGATGATAGTCTTCATGACTTTTCAAAAGATTCTATTGATTTAATTATTGATGGAAATAAATTAAAAGCAAATAAAACAACTTTAGGCGCTGATAATGGAATAGCTATTGCAATAGCTATGGCTATTCTAGAAGATGATTCTTTTGAACACGGTCCGTTAGAATTTCTTGGAACAACATCTGAAGAAGTTGATTTAGGTGGAGCTTTAACCATAGATTCTGAAATTTTAAAAGGAAGTATGCTTATAAATTTAGATTCAGAAGATGAAAGTATTATAACAGTGGGGTCAGCTGGTGGAATTGAATTAGATATTACTTTACCAATTACTAAAGTATACGAAGATCTTTCTTTTTCTTGGAGTATTGAAGTCAAAAATTTATCTGGAGGTCATTCTGGAGTTGAAATCCACAAGAAAAAAGGTAATGCAAATAAAATAATATCTGAAATTTTAAGTAATATTAACTTTGAAGAAGAAATCTTTCTAGTTGAAATCTCAGGTGGAAGCAAAGATAACGCTATTCCTAGAAATGCTTCTGCTACAATTTCTTCTAAAAAGGATATTTCTATGACGATAAAAAATTCTATAAATAAAATTTTAGAAAAATATAGATCTTTTGAATTAAATATCCAGGTGGAAATGATAGTATTAGATACTATTACTAAAGTTATTGATAAAGAATCTTTTAAAAATTATTTAGGTTTAATTAAAAATATGCCTACAGGAGTTAATACTTGGATTAAAGAATATCCTGATATAGTTGAATCATCTGATAATTTAGCTATTGTAAAAACATCTGTCGATTCAATTGAAATAATAGTTTCTTTAAGAAGTTCTGAAGTAAATATTTTAAAAGAGTTACAAGATAAGATTATAAATATTGTTGAAGAATTTGGTGCAAATTTTAAGTTTTCTGCCGGATATCCAGAATGGAGATTCAATTCAATTTCTAATTTAACAGTGTTTGGGCAAGAATTCTCCCATCTCTT